The genomic stretch TACAACGAGGCTACGGCACTTGCTTCaaatgaagaggaaaagaagagggtCAAAGCAGACGGGGACTTGGTGGACATGTACAACAAGGCCAAAAGATCGAAATCATTGGTTCAAAAGCACCAAGAAGAGTCTACGAGCCGTtcaaagaagaagcagaagcagcaaCCACAAGAGAAAGAAGATTGGTTGGGGAAACATCCATGGAAACCATGGGATAGGGAGAAGGACCTAGTCGCTGGGCGCCAGAGTGTAAACCTCGACTCCGAAAATATGGCTCAGGGATTGACTTCTAGGTTTTCCTCTGGAAATTTCCAAAGGAACTTCCTCTAGGTCCTGGGTGTATTATTGCcggatgaattttttcttttctttttaggtAAGAGTTTGTTTATTCAGCAAGATACTAGGAAAAAAAGGATGTTTAAAATGTCTTATAGTGTGTTGATAATGTCAACCATTCCCGAAAATCGTCCTTTCTCATGATGAAGAAAGCAACTTGTGATCGGTTGAAAAGATTGAAGAGACTAAAAAAATCGAGACTGGTTCAGTTCCTGTTCAGATGGTCATTTCTACAAATCTCAAGGATCCTCGGAGATTTGCAACGTTTGACTCACATGACAATTCCTAATGGTCGTTCATTGAAAAAGCGTTTTGGGTGCTTGTGTGGTATTACATTTTGTATACGAACTAAGATGCATTAAGATACAACAGTGCTTAGGACAGTGGCTCAGTTCTTCGATAGATCATAGAAAACCTTGGTTCAGAATTTCGACAACCAACCCCTTCAAGGTGGATTCCCGATCGTTCAAAAAGGTTGATTCCAGGTTTTATCCCCATGGATGCATCCCCAATCTTCTCTGCAGAAGAGGCTAGAGGGTTGTGTTCTTTTCTGGGCGATGTTGATGGCTGAAGCCAAGCAGTAAAGCACTCACATTCTTTACGGCTTAGGCCTCTCTCCTGATAGCATAATATAGATAAGAACCAGAACTTGCTAAAACCCACAAACACATCCTTTTCTATAGAGGGGTAAAACCggcacaggaaaaaaaaaatgaatatcaaTGAACTTTTGCTCTCCCATCTTCAAGTTCAGACAGAACCACCTTGCAGGACTTGTGCGAGTATTCAACCACGGATTAATTCAAGGGTTTCGATACAGTACATATATGCAAGATATCCAAGAACCAGTCCATTTCTGTATGATACCTGTTTAGATGCATGTGTTTATTGAAAGTATCACGAAATGCAGATTCAGGCCAACTCAAGATATCCACAAGGAGTGCATGACATGCAGCTGACTGAACTCAGTAGACTTTAAAGACATCGTATATAGTTCTTTGAGCTTCACAGCATCTCCGGGCTTGCTGGTAACTGCATGCGTGGGAGACTTGCTGCCACTTGCAGCAAGTGTTGACGCCAGCATATTCTTCAAAAGCTTCTGTAATTGCCCCCAAAATTTGGCATGAATTCCAGGATGACTGGCCTTTAGAGCATTTGAGGTTGTTTCGGATATTTGATGGCCATCGAGCAGACGAGACAGGGATGCTTCCAGCATCTGCAACAAGAATAATCAATCTGGATCAGTTGCAGACTTGCCTTTTATCATGAAAACCGAAAAGGACTGGAGGACTGTTGTCATAAGTTCAGGTGAATAATATATCCGGAATTACGGGGAGTTGAATTTAACAATTCTTAACCAAGTTGACAATCAAAGCTGGTTAAGAAGTCAGATCATACTAATGAGTCAAAGAGAATGAATCCTGGTATTACTTTGATTCAAGCTACACACTCCTTTCAAGTGAAAAACTGGCTAACAGTCTTCACAATGCATTGAAACTCAAGCAAATTTCTACCGCACTATAAGAAGGACCAAGAGTGCTATAGTCGCCGCACACAAGAAACTCCCAACTGTTCTTGATCTTAATTTCTTTAATGTCGCAGACATAATCGCTACTCCCACATCACTCCCCCCATTATCTACTAAGTGCACCCAGTCACGTAGTATTTTCTACTAAGCAAAAGCACCATACTGAGTCTTAACTCAAGCTCAgtgaaaatagaataatcaatTCGATGTCGTAACGACGAATGTGCCCAAGCTTTAATGTACTCAAAATCTGTAGGATATTGTGTTCATTGTACAAATAGAAACACCACACCTATGTTGATTAAACAAAAAGCAAGAGAAGCAAGAAGCGATGAATCTTGCATGTTAAGTTATCTAAAGATAATTGTGATTCAGAACATTCCCTATGGCTTCGCTCAGTGTACATTTGTTCAACTTAATAATCTAAGAGCTAAATTGAGAGTAACAAAAACggataaatgcaattttgatcatgaaatgaaacaagaaaaaataaatgactaaaccAATCGAATGAATCAATCACATAATGAATGACCTAAAAGAAATGGTGACTCGGTGTACTCATAATCGCTTGTTGTACAGTGAATTTGTCCAACTTAATTATCTAGACCTAAACTGAGtaataacaagaaaaaattacGCGATTTCATTGTAATATAAAGAGTAGTTTCAAATGAAACAACCCCTTCTTTATGTATCAGTAAAAAGACTTGGGGAGATGAAGGAAAACCAATAATATTTCCCCAATCCAAAATGATGTGAACATTGtaaacttataaaaaattaaaagaagaacAATGGTATGCATGATAAAAGACGCTACAAatacccttaccaaaaaaaaaaagatgctacAAATACTCACAAATGCATGTTTCACATACTTCATTCATACATGAGGGTTCTTAGGCCTAGGTGTTAAAAGTCTaacctaaaagcttaagctgataggtggACGGAaatcacataaatataaaaagcattTAGAACCCATTGTCAAGCAACGTGGGATAATACTTCAACACCCCCACTCACATGCAAGTCGAATTACAAGCGGCACGTGAAATTTTGACTACGCACATTCACGTGGAGTTTTACCACGCACATTCGCGAAAGGGATAACCTGGCTTTAATACCATGTTagaagtccaatccaaaagcttgaACTGATAGGTGGAAGgaaaccacatgaatataaagagcatttatgacccgttgtcaagcaatgtgggatgATACTTCAATACCAGGCTTACACAATTCTCCGATCCAAAATGCATCAAATGATCAGGACTGTATTAAAAATTGCTTGTTGTCAGGATTGCAGGATCCCACAGCCGATCATAGTGATCCAAACTAGCTTGGGAATTGATCTTGTCAGCCACAAGAAAGACAAAATCGGGCCACATACCTCCCAGACAAGACCCACTCTCTTCTTTAAGCCTACTTTTAGGTCCATTCGAAAGACTAGGGCATGGGGAATTGACAAATCCCTACGGGTGAGGCTGAGCTCTGATGAAGCACGAAGCAGAAGAGAAGATCTTCGGCTGTGGCAATCGACTTCTTTTCAGAAGACACCAACTTCCACATCAGCATGTTGATGCCATCTTCtcttgcttttctctttcttctttccgttttcttttctttttacctttcttCATCAACCCACTTGATCAACACATATTTAGGCTTTAGCTTTACATTTTCCAACCTTCTCACGTCAAACTGTATTGGTCATGCCATCTATATTCagttattttgtcttttctatttctaataCTCTTGTTTCTAGTCCTTTTTTTGGGTGCTATCTCAATTTGGTGAAGGaagattttctttcttcattttcactctcagattgctttccttttttcagTATATGGTCTAGGTGCCCGTAAACTATAAATAATGATTAATGAATTATATAAATTATGTGTTCTAATAGtttcttttaaataataatGTTAGTGGACGCTTGGTAATTGCTTCTATGGAACTCATTTGTGTTTCTAACATGGTTACTTTACATTGTATTCTCAGATGCTGTACTATTCTTTGTGGAATGCTAGAGTTCGAACCCTGACCTTCTATATAGCATATATTAAGCTTCCTCGCTCTCTTTTGAAGTTAATATGTATGTAATTATGTATGACaagggaaaaattgcacaaCTTAAGTATCAATTATGTAAAAAAGTAGGATCTTATGAACCTTGATCTAATCCTCAGACTCAGAACTATCGTACTTAGGACCCCAACCCCGACAACCTTGTATACATGAATCAAAACAGAAGTATGTACTCATGACCAAGGGAAAACAAAGTGATCTGGCTGGACAAGATGACCGCAGATATCATTGTATGCAGCTAAACAGGTTGACAAACTATGGAACAAATATTTCCAAAGACATACCGCATTTGAGTGCAATGAACTCGAGAGGGTTGATGAAAGATCTGATCTCTCCATCAGTATGGTGAGGTACATGGCTGGATGGGTCTGGGGGCCATAAAAATCTGCTGCTTTCTGCCAGTTCCGCTCAGCCAATAAAGCATACTGTTTCACTCGCTGGAGAATGCTATTCTCACCTTTAGAGAATCCTTTCTTATGATTAGAATTCTGAAATTTCACGCAGCAATCTCTCTGGTAGCAAGCAAGCTGGAAATATGCATATGCGGCCTCCTGTTTACGCAACTCACCCAATGATTCATACACAGACAATGCCTCTCTGATGGCCTCATTCGCCGTGATTTCATGCTTTCTCAAGAACAAATCTTTAGCTCTTCTAGGACTATAACTAGAGCGAGCAAGTGATATTTCTTCCAAAGCTGCATTTTCATACACATCAGCAGTTGTATCTTCTTCAGCCAAAAACATACCAAGCCTCAGATAAGTGTGGGCATACTGTGTATAAACCTCATTTTTCAAGCTCTCGGAAACagaatcttcatcttcttccacaACCCTGAGCTCTGACTTTGCTGCCCCGTAAAATTTAAGAGCTTCACAATATTCAAACTTTGCAGTTACCAATGCCTGCTTATATGAATCACGAAAAGCTGAATGTGATTTAAGATGTCCGATTTTGGCAACCATCTCCTCGGCTAATGCCCGTCTCCCATGACCCAGATTGCAATTAATTAATATAATGTTGGTGTGGTCAGAGACTTCTCTAAATGCAATTATAGCATCAGCAAAAGCAACCTCAGCTTCACTCAACTCTTTCCTCTCCAGCATGTTTCTACCTATTTCATTGCAAACCCACCCTTTCTTTTTCATAATAGATTGAAGTTCTGCTGAGCCAGCAGGAACTCCGCCTAATGCCTTTCTAGCTTCTTCATAGCAGCTTAGAGCAGATAAAAGATTGCAGTCTGTGTCTTCGGCTGCAGCACCCACGACATATCTAAATATTCCACCAATCTTTTTAGGTACTTCTTTCCAAGATGAACCTGTTTCAGAAGCCCCTTTGGATGCAACAGCATGCTTTTCGGAAGAATCTTCATCATTCTTAGAAACAGCAGCAACTGATGAATCCAAATCCACAGTACCTCTAGTTATATCAAAAGTTTCTGGTACAGTGCCGATAGTTTTCTTTTTCCGCCTACCCTTGTCCACTTTCTGGACAGTGCTTTCATCTTCAGTGTCTACAAAATTTGACAAAGAGCTTCGCCTACTATGCGACTTTCTACCCTGTCTTCTGCTATGAGCAATCACATGTGAATCTCCAGTGCTACTGCTTGCGCTGCTACCACTGCTAACCCTATCACTTTGACAGCTGCAATTCACCAGGGAGCACAAACTGCAGTTCTGCTTAAGTTGTCCCAACTTCTTCTTGAGCCTTTTGACTTCCTTCACAACCTCAGATGACATTCTCAGCTCTTTCATGGACCGTTTCTCAGCTGTTTGAATTGAAACCTCTTTGCCCTTTATCATATGAAACTGAACATAAACATCTCCAACCAGAGTCCACGCCTTGGCCCAAAAGAGGTAAGTGAAAGAGAATTGCTCAGAAGTAAAATGATCATTGTCTGTGGTCGATATAACATCTTCACCAGCATCAAACTTCGATTTTGTCCttccatttgtgtcatttagcATTGAAAAGGATGTTGAACAGCTAACCATTGAGGAAATAAATCGGGTATCTTTAAGATGTTGGGGCATTGATCCATAGACAGAACAAGCTAATTCCACAACCTTCAATGCTTGAAGCAACTCACCTTCCTCTTTATACGCTTGTGCAAGTGCCAAGTAAGATTCTCCAAGCAACAGAATAAGTTTCCACAGCTTATGATCCAATTTTGATGTAGGCAGCCATTCACGAATATCACACACTTCAATACAGTCAGCATCACCACATGCACAAACAGCGAAATTCATTGGCAATGGTGCTCCATCAGCAGCTCCAGTGCCACAGTCAACCAGCTCTGCCTCATTACTTTGCAATTGGCGCATCCATCTCAGTGATTTAATAGCTTGAGAAACATGATTAATTGCAGCCAGCTTGGAGGAGATAGGATCTGCAACAGTTTGAATTACTTGTGTAGATACAGGGGACCTTTTGCAGATTGCAAAGTGATCATTGCATCCAGAAGTAGAGACACCTCCTTCTGAAACTGTCTTCTCAATGTCAGATGATGTTATCAATTTTCTGGAAGCAGACATACTAGCCTCTAAAGACATATTCAATGATGCTTCTGATGCTAAATCTTGAAGTCCCTTTCGCACTTCActgcacttttctttttttaaaacaacaGAGGGATCATCATCCTGGACATTAGAATCAGAAATGCTTCTCCAAAAATCAAGAGATTCTTCTTCAACGTCGGTAACTTTAACTTCACATTCTTCCGGGACAGATTCAGATGCCAAATCAACATCTTGATCATCACTGTTCAAAATAAGTCTGGCATATTGTTCATGAGCAAGAGCGCGTACAACCTAATATAATAAAACAAcaagaaagtgaaaacaaaTTGTACTCCAAAAAGGGGATTGAAAACAAATTAATAACTCATACAAGCTGATCTGGCTCATCCAGTAATTCCAAGCACTTCCTAATGAAGCTTGCGCATTTTGCCTTATCTTTTGGAGTCTGCAGCAAAATCATACATTGTCATCAATAGATTGTAGCTAATAGGGCGAAACAGAAGGTTGCTACGCAGTTCTAACAAGAAAGTTCTGACCACTGATAAGGAAAGCCTATGAGCAATGCGGTAAAGCAGAGTGCCCAGTGAAAACAAAGAGTCACTTCTTCCTCTATGCATTGGAGAAGGCAAAGAGCTTGAGCCATCATCACCACTGTCAGACGCATGATTCTTAGGGATAACAGCAAGATCAAAAAGTTGAATTACATCTTCCCCAGCACCTTTGTATAGCTGTGACAGagcatgccaaaaaaaaaaaaaaagatgagaaaaaattaacacccacaattttcgcaagaaacTTTTAAAATACTGATCAGTAACTTTACCATGTATGAGATTATAAATAAAAACTTACCCAGTATGCCCCAGGATCTTGCTTGCAATTATCTTGAAGGAACCTCAATACAGAAAGGCCATTTTGCTGGACAACATGAGGGTTAAAAGCAGGAGTGCCATCGTCTGAGATGCCTTTTAATAGAAATATGTCTTCTGTCTTAAGAAGCTCATAGCCCTGAACCACTCCATTCCGATGATAACAAATAGCCAGTTCTGGTGCACTAGCCATGATATTATCAAGCCAGGCTTCAAGCCAGGTCAATGGAGTGACCTACACAGTATAGAAATAGAGTAAAAAATGTGGCTATACCAGTGTCAGAAATTAGGGATTTTTGATAACCGAGAAGAAAACAACTGATTTATTAGATGAACCTGTCTTGTAATGTCCCACAGATGCAGACTCACAGCAACATATTTTTCATTACTAAAGAGAAGCAAGTCACTGCCCAGAAGCATACGGAAATTGTGAAATTGCCAAAACAAGACCCTCAAAAATCCATCATTGGCAACTCTCCTATGCCTGTCAGACTCTTGCATCACATTCCGGTTCTTTTCACTAACTTGTGTTGTCTTTTTGACAGGATCACACCTTTTATTCCTCTTGGACTTACTTTCCCATAAGAAACCAGTCTGTTTTATTTGCGGATATTCTGAGCGTTGTCTTAATTGCTCTTTTTCAGCAATGTCGTCATGCAGGCCAAAAGTATTCGAAGTATCTATTCCAGGAAGAACAGAGGAACTCGATTGGTCCTTCGATGATGCAGCATTATGTGTTGGTGGACAATCACAAGCCTCCACTCTAACAGAATGCATGgcaaaattaagaaataatgCCTGCTCTGCACATTGTGATTGACTATGTCTTTTAATCAACTTCTCTCCCTCTTCCACATCAGGCCTGCATCACATCCGAAACATAAGATTAGAAGTCTAGAAGCAATGTTAAGCCAAGACAGTCGGTTCTCGAACAGACCCCATATTCAGAACAAGAGTTTGCCCGATACGATGGACAGCAATGGACAAACGAGCTTTTGAATAAGGCATTTTAAATATCTGCTTCAATATATCTGCAGGAGCGATCACGTCAATCTCATCACCATACTCTACCAAGCCAGATACGGCAAGGGCCTCACATTTCCTACTAAAGCTTGAGGTGATAGCACTGTCTTCCCAAGGTAAATCTGTCAATACAAATACCACAGAACCATCTTCAGAAAAGGAgctccaaaatgaaaataacagAAGGCAAGAATTATCTAATCAATTTGAACTGAAGGATCAGGTTTTGTAACTAACAACTTGACAGCATCATATATTATTAAATCTTACAATGCATCCATCAGATAACAATGCTCTGAAAGGACAAAAGAAGAACCATATGATACACTGATCAATTCCACAAACAAGCATTTTAATAGTTCTTGAATTGCAAATCTTTATATTAAAGAAAGTTCACTTTGGTGCAAACAGAGTTGGAAGTTCAGCTCTTCCCTAACCTAAAGGTTTGGGAAGAGCTTTATGCGCTCTTTGCTTGTGAGGCCCccttttagataattttcttttatatggGGCATTGCAAAGCCATTATATTTAtcagtatattttttttttatctcgaccTTTTTAAAGGGTTCATTGTACGTTTTCTTTCGATAATCAAACATTCATGCATTTGAAAATGTAACAAAATGATCTTTGGTTTAATAGAGAACTACTCCAGAAGTTGTGAACTTTTTGTAAGGAATCAAACAAATCCTCAACCATTTCGTAAAGTTGCAACGAGGTCTGTATTCTTCTCACATGGCAAAAAGGTGtcaatgcaattttttgataCTGTTTAGCACTACATTGCATCAGTTAAAAACTCTTGAACTGGATCGAATCCATGCAGAAAAGTTGGAATTTTCCATTGCACTAATTTCCTTGGCATAAGAAAAGCACGTTGACCAGAGATGAAGAAGTGTATTTCAGCTACTTATTTTTGGTACACCAGTGACTGTACATCACTCAATAAATTCCCCACTCATTTTCTTACATGCTATGTGAAGTTGATTGTACTCTCCACACCTTCAGGGTgcatatttctcttttctcttttcccattAAGTGAAGGGTTTTTAACAAGTTATTAGttttttatttggaataaaaatattgCCAAGTTTTTAGTTACTACAAATTTAATCAAAACACACCAAGGGGGTGAGAACCATAAACATAAAAGATGAAAGCCCAAAAAGAAGCTCTTTCACCAGAAACAGAAACTTCAGTGCCAGTTGAAGCACTTCATACAATACCAAAAGTACGAAGTTTCGATCTAAAggatgaaaatactttccattgaAAGGCCTTCTGTTCCTCTCTTTCCAAATCAAAACTAACAAAGATGTGCTAATGTACAAAATGACAACTTTCTCTTATTAACAGGACCCTTCATCTGTACCAAGCCCAAATAACTTGCGGTAATAATCATATTATGGCCCAAGCCATCTCTGTGCATAAACAGTAGACCAAGTATGCCACATCCAAATGTTGTGTAGAAAGATATGAGCAAcatgtcttcttctttctagcATGATAGCATCAAGGCATCGACTTGTGCCTCCACCTCTTATGTTTTCCTAAACAAAGAGGAGTATACTTTTCCTAAGATATTTCTTTTCTAGATCGCCTCCTGATGGAGTCTCTAGTTCCCATTACTGACGAAAAATATTCTACGAGATCTACAATATCATTAGAACGTTAACACCATATAAGCCATAGGCCATGAACGGCATCCCCTGTTTTTCCTGCTGAAGTAACTCTGATATATTTCTATGCAAAAGTTAGAGAAGGGTTCCAATTCCCTAACTTGGGCTTGCTTGGAAGGAAACGAAACCAGACAATCTTATCATCATAATGCACATAATAGATGCTGCCAAAGCCTCTTTGCTCCTAGGAACACGATATTGAGGAATCAATTCTTTAGAGGTTCATTTGAAACCGCATGGCATGATCAATAGTGTTTCCCTCCCATTCCCAACTTGAGTGTCAACTGATTCGAAGTACCCGCAACCAACTCCATCCTTCTTATAAACGGCCGCTCAGGACctccttttttgtttgaaacctatcattcttcttcaaaaCCAAATTCTAATATTGCCTGTCACCAAACATCATCTTGTTCAGTACTAAAACACCAAATTCACTTCCCAGTAGAACTTCATTCTTCAAATGAGTAAAGACTTGCCTTAAACACCCAGCAGTAACAAATTGTTCAATCAAGTTCTAGCTACTAACTAAATAAAACCTCTTGTTTTTCATCGTAACACCAAATTCTGCAATGCATGAACCCTAATCTTCTGAGCAGAGAACTAAAATAATCCTTGCAACAATCATGACGAGAAAGCCACAATAAGCACATTGAAGAATCAACACTTTCTATGCAAACCCTACGGC from Rhodamnia argentea isolate NSW1041297 chromosome 2, ASM2092103v1, whole genome shotgun sequence encodes the following:
- the LOC115755478 gene encoding uncharacterized protein LOC115755478 isoform X1, with translation MERSPSPSPSPPCEGSRELQCVGKLEIVNPKPVGFLCGSIPVLTDNALHAFNSALVPSRQTVSAPRYQMLPTETDLNRPPVAPNFSEKLLPTGALLSRMAAGDLPWEDSAITSSFSRKCEALAVSGLVEYGDEIDVIAPADILKQIFKMPYSKARLSIAVHRIGQTLVLNMGPDVEEGEKLIKRHSQSQCAEQALFLNFAMHSVRVEACDCPPTHNAASSKDQSSSSVLPGIDTSNTFGLHDDIAEKEQLRQRSEYPQIKQTGFLWESKSKRNKRCDPVKKTTQVSEKNRNVMQESDRHRRVANDGFLRVLFWQFHNFRMLLGSDLLLFSNEKYVAVSLHLWDITRQVTPLTWLEAWLDNIMASAPELAICYHRNGVVQGYELLKTEDIFLLKGISDDGTPAFNPHVVQQNGLSVLRFLQDNCKQDPGAYWLYKGAGEDVIQLFDLAVIPKNHASDSGDDGSSSLPSPMHRGRSDSLFSLGTLLYRIAHRLSLSVTPKDKAKCASFIRKCLELLDEPDQLVVRALAHEQYARLILNSDDQDVDLASESVPEECEVKVTDVEEESLDFWRSISDSNVQDDDPSVVLKKEKCSEVRKGLQDLASEASLNMSLEASMSASRKLITSSDIEKTVSEGGVSTSGCNDHFAICKRSPVSTQVIQTVADPISSKLAAINHVSQAIKSLRWMRQLQSNEAELVDCGTGAADGAPLPMNFAVCACGDADCIEVCDIREWLPTSKLDHKLWKLILLLGESYLALAQAYKEEGELLQALKVVELACSVYGSMPQHLKDTRFISSMVSCSTSFSMLNDTNGRTKSKFDAGEDVISTTDNDHFTSEQFSFTYLFWAKAWTLVGDVYVQFHMIKGKEVSIQTAEKRSMKELRMSSEVVKEVKRLKKKLGQLKQNCSLCSLVNCSCQSDRVSSGSSASSSTGDSHVIAHSRRQGRKSHSRRSSLSNFVDTEDESTVQKVDKGRRKKKTIGTVPETFDITRGTVDLDSSVAAVSKNDEDSSEKHAVASKGASETGSSWKEVPKKIGGIFRYVVGAAAEDTDCNLLSALSCYEEARKALGGVPAGSAELQSIMKKKGWVCNEIGRNMLERKELSEAEVAFADAIIAFREVSDHTNIILINCNLGHGRRALAEEMVAKIGHLKSHSAFRDSYKQALVTAKFEYCEALKFYGAAKSELRVVEEDEDSVSESLKNEVYTQYAHTYLRLGMFLAEEDTTADVYENAALEEISLARSSYSPRRAKDLFLRKHEITANEAIREALSVYESLGELRKQEAAYAYFQLACYQRDCCVKFQNSNHKKGFSKGENSILQRVKQYALLAERNWQKAADFYGPQTHPAMYLTILMERSDLSSTLSSSLHSNAMLEASLSRLLDGHQISETTSNALKASHPGIHAKFWGQLQKLLKNMLASTLAASGSKSPTHAVTSKPGDAVKLKELYTMSLKSTEFSQLHVMHSLWIS
- the LOC115755478 gene encoding uncharacterized protein LOC115755478 isoform X3, yielding MHSVRVEACDCPPTHNAASSKDQSSSSVLPGIDTSNTFGLHDDIAEKEQLRQRSEYPQIKQTGFLWESKSKRNKRCDPVKKTTQVSEKNRNVMQESDRHRRVANDGFLRVLFWQFHNFRMLLGSDLLLFSNEKYVAVSLHLWDITRQVTPLTWLEAWLDNIMASAPELAICYHRNGVVQGYELLKTEDIFLLKGISDDGTPAFNPHVVQQNGLSVLRFLQDNCKQDPGAYWLYKGAGEDVIQLFDLAVIPKNHASDSGDDGSSSLPSPMHRGRSDSLFSLGTLLYRIAHRLSLSVTPKDKAKCASFIRKCLELLDEPDQLVVRALAHEQYARLILNSDDQDVDLASESVPEECEVKVTDVEEESLDFWRSISDSNVQDDDPSVVLKKEKCSEVRKGLQDLASEASLNMSLEASMSASRKLITSSDIEKTVSEGGVSTSGCNDHFAICKRSPVSTQVIQTVADPISSKLAAINHVSQAIKSLRWMRQLQSNEAELVDCGTGAADGAPLPMNFAVCACGDADCIEVCDIREWLPTSKLDHKLWKLILLLGESYLALAQAYKEEGELLQALKVVELACSVYGSMPQHLKDTRFISSMVSCSTSFSMLNDTNGRTKSKFDAGEDVISTTDNDHFTSEQFSFTYLFWAKAWTLVGDVYVQFHMIKGKEVSIQTAEKRSMKELRMSSEVVKEVKRLKKKLGQLKQNCSLCSLVNCSCQSDRVSSGSSASSSTGDSHVIAHSRRQGRKSHSRRSSLSNFVDTEDESTVQKVDKGRRKKKTIGTVPETFDITRGTVDLDSSVAAVSKNDEDSSEKHAVASKGASETGSSWKEVPKKIGGIFRYVVGAAAEDTDCNLLSALSCYEEARKALGGVPAGSAELQSIMKKKGWVCNEIGRNMLERKELSEAEVAFADAIIAFREVSDHTNIILINCNLGHGRRALAEEMVAKIGHLKSHSAFRDSYKQALVTAKFEYCEALKFYGAAKSELRVVEEDEDSVSESLKNEVYTQYAHTYLRLGMFLAEEDTTADVYENAALEEISLARSSYSPRRAKDLFLRKHEITANEAIREALSVYESLGELRKQEAAYAYFQLACYQRDCCVKFQNSNHKKGFSKGENSILQRVKQYALLAERNWQKAADFYGPQTHPAMYLTILMERSDLSSTLSSSLHSNAMLEASLSRLLDGHQISETTSNALKASHPGIHAKFWGQLQKLLKNMLASTLAASGSKSPTHAVTSKPGDAVKLKELYTMSLKSTEFSQLHVMHSLWIS
- the LOC115755478 gene encoding uncharacterized protein LOC115755478 isoform X2, translating into MERSPSPSPSPPCEGSRELQCVGKLEIVNPKPVGFLCGSIPVLTDNALHAFNSALVPSRQTVSAPRYQMLPTETDLNRPPVAPNFSEKLLPTGALLSRMAAGDLPWEDSAITSSFSRKCEALAVSGLVEYGDEIDVIAPADILKQIFKMPYSKARLSIAVHRIGQTLVLNMGPDVEEGEKLIKRHSQSQCAEQALFLNFAMHSVRVEACDCPPTHNAASSKDQSSSSVLPGIDTSNTFGLHDDIAEKEQLRQRSEYPQIKQTGFLWESKSKRNKRCDPVKKTTQVSEKNRNVMQESDRHRRVANDGFLRVLFWQFHNFRMLLGSDLLLFSNEKYVAVSLHLWDITRQVTPLTWLEAWLDNIMASAPELAICYHRNGVVQGYELLKTEDIFLLKGISDDGTPAFNPHVVQQNGLSVLRFLQDNCKQDPGAYWLYKGAGEDVIQLFDLAVIPKNHASDSGDDGSSSLPSPMHRGRSDSLFSLGTLLYRIAHRLSLSTPKDKAKCASFIRKCLELLDEPDQLVVRALAHEQYARLILNSDDQDVDLASESVPEECEVKVTDVEEESLDFWRSISDSNVQDDDPSVVLKKEKCSEVRKGLQDLASEASLNMSLEASMSASRKLITSSDIEKTVSEGGVSTSGCNDHFAICKRSPVSTQVIQTVADPISSKLAAINHVSQAIKSLRWMRQLQSNEAELVDCGTGAADGAPLPMNFAVCACGDADCIEVCDIREWLPTSKLDHKLWKLILLLGESYLALAQAYKEEGELLQALKVVELACSVYGSMPQHLKDTRFISSMVSCSTSFSMLNDTNGRTKSKFDAGEDVISTTDNDHFTSEQFSFTYLFWAKAWTLVGDVYVQFHMIKGKEVSIQTAEKRSMKELRMSSEVVKEVKRLKKKLGQLKQNCSLCSLVNCSCQSDRVSSGSSASSSTGDSHVIAHSRRQGRKSHSRRSSLSNFVDTEDESTVQKVDKGRRKKKTIGTVPETFDITRGTVDLDSSVAAVSKNDEDSSEKHAVASKGASETGSSWKEVPKKIGGIFRYVVGAAAEDTDCNLLSALSCYEEARKALGGVPAGSAELQSIMKKKGWVCNEIGRNMLERKELSEAEVAFADAIIAFREVSDHTNIILINCNLGHGRRALAEEMVAKIGHLKSHSAFRDSYKQALVTAKFEYCEALKFYGAAKSELRVVEEDEDSVSESLKNEVYTQYAHTYLRLGMFLAEEDTTADVYENAALEEISLARSSYSPRRAKDLFLRKHEITANEAIREALSVYESLGELRKQEAAYAYFQLACYQRDCCVKFQNSNHKKGFSKGENSILQRVKQYALLAERNWQKAADFYGPQTHPAMYLTILMERSDLSSTLSSSLHSNAMLEASLSRLLDGHQISETTSNALKASHPGIHAKFWGQLQKLLKNMLASTLAASGSKSPTHAVTSKPGDAVKLKELYTMSLKSTEFSQLHVMHSLWIS